The genomic DNA CACGAAGCCCATGGCGCAGGCGATCACGGCGTCGCGGCCGCGTCGAGCGAAGCGGGTCCAGTTCGCGGCCTGTGTCCCGGCGGAGGCGAAGGTGCCCACCACCGTGGTAACCGCTGCGGCCCAGCTCATCGTGGTGGTCGGGGCGATGTCGAACAGCCCACTCACCCCACCCACCTCGGCGAGGGCTTTGCCCGTGATCCAGAAGGCGAGGATGAGGATCAGGGGCGTGGAGATGAGGGAGACCCAGTACATGCCTTCGTAGCCGTACAGGGCCGTGAGCATCATGAGGATCGAGACGGCGATCATCACGAGCGCCGGAGCCCACGTGCTCTCCCACCCGAAGGCGAGGGCGGTCATCTGGCCGATCGAGCCGACGGCCACCCCGTACCAGCCAATTTGCGTGCCGCCCAACAGCAGCGAGACGACCTTCGACCCGGCGGTGCCGAAGGTGTACCGGGACATGACCACGGTGGTCAGGCCGGTGCGGGCGCCGAGGAAGCCGATTGCGGCGACATAGGCGCCGAGCACCACGGATCCCACCGCGAGCACTGCCAGGAACTCGGAGAATCGGAACGCTGCGCCGATGCTCGCACCGGCCATGAGCGTCGGCGCAAAGACGGTGAAGCCTATGAGGACCACGCTGATCGACACCACGCCGCGGCGTGCGGAGCGGGGGACCGGCGTGACCGGGTAGTCGGGGTCGACGGGCGGCTCGTCCGCGCCATCGCGCACGTCGGCGGCGGTCACCGCTGTTGGCTCTTGGCCTGGCCGCCCAGCTCCGCGGCCTCCACACCGATGTCCTCGCTCCAGATCTCGGGTCGCTCGGCGATCATCCGCTCCATCAGGGCGATGCACTCCGGATCGTCCAGCACGTCGACCGTGACGCCGCGCTCGCGCAGCAGAGACTCGGCCATCTCGAAGGTGCGGTTCTCGCCCACCACGATCCGCGGGATCTCGTAGAGCAGCGCGGTGCCGGAGCACATGATGCACGGCGACAGGGTCGTGTAGAGCACGGACTCGCGGTACACGCTTGCACGCAGCCGGCCAGCCTTCTCGATTGTGTCGGTCTCCCCGTGGAAGATCGCGGAGTCCTTCTGCACGCGCTGGTTGTGTCCGGCGGCGAGCACCTCCCCGTCGTGGACCAGCACCGCTCCGATCGGTACGCCGCCCTCGTCCCAGCTCTTGCGGGCCTGCTCGATGGCGAGGGAAAGGAACCGGCGGTCATCGTCAGCGGTGGGGGTCCAGGTCATGAGGTGCGTGCTCCTGCGGTCGACGGGACGGTCGCCCGGCATCGTAGAACTGATGGAGGCCCCGCTGCGCCCCCGGGCACGGTGGCGAGACCGCACCGATACCTGTCCGAATCCTCGCCGTGAGCCGCTGAGGGATGACGATGGAGCCGGCGACCTCGATCGCCGCTGGAGTGTCCCCAGGTGCTGTCGCGGGCACTGCCCGACCCGGTTCTGGGACACTGGCCCTGTATACCGCCCGCCGCTGGGCGGCCAGCCGAGAACGCGAGGTCGATGATGTCCATCCAGCACCGCACACCCTCCCGCCTGGGCCGCCCGCTGTCCGTGATCGGGCAGGGCTGCTGGCAGATCGGCGCCGACTGGGGTGAGGTCTCCGATGATTCCGCGAACGCGGTGCTGGACGCCGCCCTCGACGCGGGCGTGAACTTCTTCGACACCGCCGACGTCTACGGTGACGGCCGCAGCGAACGTCTGGTGGGAGCGATGCGTGAGCGTGCCGGATCGTTGTCGGCCCCTCTGTTCCTGGCCACCAAGGCCTCTCGCCGGGCGGACCCTTTCGCCCCGGAGTCCTTCACCGAGAAGAACCTGCGCAGCTGGGTGGAGCGCTCGCGCCAGAACCTCGCCTCCGACACCCTCGACCTCGTCCAGCTCCACTGCCCGCCGCCCGCGGTCTATCGCGACGACCGGGTGTTCGATGTGCTCGACACCCTGGTCGACGAGCAGAAAATCGCCGCCTGGGGCGTGAGCGTGGAGACCTGCGAGGAGGCTCTGATCAGCCTCGAGCGCGAGCACCTCGCCTCGCTCCAGATCATCCTGAACCCCTTCCGGCTCAAGCCGCTCGAGGCCGTCGTGCCGCAGGCCTGTGAGAAGGGCGTGGCAGTGATCGCCCGCGTCCCGCTCGCCTCCGGTCTGCTCACCGGGAAGTTCTCACCGCAGACCACCTTCGCCGCGGACGATCACCGCACCTTCAACCGCCGCGGCGAAGCCTTCGACCAGGGCGAGACGTTCTCCGGCGTCGAGTACGGGACGGGTCTCGAGGCGGTTGCCCGTCTCGAGCACGCCCTACGGTGGGAGATGCCGCTGCCGGAGGCATCGCTGCGCTGGATCCTCGCCCAGGACGGAGTGACCGCGGCGATCCCCGGAGCCAGCAGCGGCGAACAGGCCCGGCGCAATGCGGCCGCGGGCAGCGCGCCGACCGACGCGCAGCAGGAGATCCTCGCCCGCTTCGACGAGGCCGTGCGCGAGACCTACGACGAGCTGCTGCGGGAGTCGATCCACTCGCGCTGGTGAGGGGCGGGGGTCGTCGGGTCCCGCGATCCTTGCGCTTCCCCGATCGCTGCGTGTGAGCAGGTCACTCCGAGGTCGAGGTGTAGTCCTGGGTCTCCGTCCCCACCGCGTCGGTGGTGTCGTCGGCAGTGACGTCGTGGCTGGTGTCGCCCCTTAGCTGCGCGCCGCCGACCGGGTCGTTGATCCAAGTGCTCAGTTCCCAGCCGCGGTCGGGATGCCCGGTCAGCACCACCATGCCCGTGTTGTACAGCGGCTGGTCATCGAGGGTCTCCAGGGGGAGACCGGCGGCGATCGTGGCGTAGATGCGGATCGCGGCGCCGTGGCTGACCACGGCGACCGTGGCGTCCTCCGGGTGCTCCGCGGCGATCGCGCGCAGCGCCGACGAGTAGCGGCCGAAGAAGGTGTGCCCGTCCTCGCCGCTCGGGATCGCATGGTCGAAGTCGCTGTCACCCCAGCGCACGAGGTTCTCCTGGTAGGCGGCGACCGATTCGTGAGCGCGGCCCATCTCGTGGTCCCCGGCTGAGATCTCTTCGAGACCCTCGGTGACCTGGGCGGTGAGCCCCCGCTCGGCCGCCAGGGGAGCGGCGGTCTGCTGGGTGCGCACGAGCGCGGAGACGTGCAGCGCGGCGATCCGCTCGGCGGCCAGCACCTCGGGCACCGCCCGGGCCTGCTCCCTGCCCAGCTCGGTCAGCCCTGCGCCCGGCCGCGCGGTGTCCAGCGCACCGAGGACGTTGTTCGGGGTCTGGCCGTGACGGATCAGGAGGAGTCGCATGGCCAGGACCATAGGCCATGAGGATCGGCACGCGCCGGGAACCGGCCGCGACGGGGGAGTCACTCGCCGGGAACCGGCCCGACGCCGACCTCGCCGGGAGCCGGTGGCCGCAGGTACCGTCCCGCCGGGAGCAGGCCCCCCAGATATCGCGCGGGCCGCGGCGCCGAAGGTCCCGCAGACCGGGTGCCCCGCGCGGCGTAGCCTGGGCGCACCTCACCTCCGCGGAAGGAGCGCCCATGCGTCGCAGCATCCTCAACGATCCGGACGAGCTGATCCCGCAGGCCCTCGAGGGCCTCGCCCTCACCCACCCGACGATGCTCGCGCTGAACGCCGAGCACCGCTTCCTCACTCGCGCCGAGCCCGCCCGGGACAAGGTCGGCCTGGTCTCGGGCGGCGGTTCCGGCCACGAGCCGCTGCACGCCGGGTTCGTCGGCCCCGGGATGCTCGATGTCGCGGTCGCCGGCGCCGTCTTCGCCAGCCCGACGGCCCTGCAGGTCCTCGAGGCCACCAAGGCCGCCGATTCCGGGCGCGGCGTCGTCCAGATCGTCAAGAACTACACCGGGGACGTGCTGAACTTCCGGATCGCCGGTGAGATCACCGGGGATGACGCCCTCGACACCGAGATCGTGCTGGTCGACGACGATCTCGCCACTGACACCGGCGACGAGGACGGACCCGGTCGCCGCGGCACCGCCGCCACCGTCATCGTCGAGAAGGTGTGCGGGGCGGCCGCCGAGGAGGGCGCGAGCCTGGCCGAGGTCGCCGCGATCGGCCGCCGCGCGGCCGCGTCGGCCCGCACCATGAGCCTCGCGCTCTCTGCCGGCACCCACCCCGGCGACGAGCAGCCTCAGTTCACCCTCGGCGACGACGAGGTCGAGCTCGGCGTCGGCATCCACGGGGAGCGGGCCGCGCAGCGCGTGCCCTTCACCGATGCCGACGGTCTCACGGACCTGCTGGTCGACCCGCTGCTGGACGAGCTCGAGCTGGGGCGCGGACAGGAGGTCGTCGCGATCGTCAACGGCCTGGGCTCCACCTACCCGCTCGAGCTGAATCTCGTCGCCCGCGCCCTGCACCATCGGCTCGACGGCGCCGGCCTCACGATCAGCCGTTCGCTCGTCGGCCCCTACGTCACCAGCCTCGACATGCACGGCGTCTCGATCACGCTGATGCCGCTGGACGACGAGCTGCGCCGTCTCTGGGACGCACCCGTCCGCACCCCGGCCCTGACCTGGTAAGGAGCCCTGCCATGACCACCACCAGCACCCTGCCCGACGACTTCGGTCGCGCCTTTGTCACCCGCGTGCGCGAGGCGCTGAGCGGATCCGCCGACGCCCTCGGCGACCTCGACCGTCGCGCCGGTGACGGCGACTTCGGCACCAACATCCGCACCGCCATGACGCTGCTGAAGAAGAACGTCGAGGACGACGACCCCGACGGCTACCGCGAGTGGCTCACCGCGCTGTACATGGCCTGGCTGGGCGTCGGCGGCACCAGCGGCCCCCTGTTCGGCATGTTCTTCCGCGACCTCGCCAAGGCTGCCGATGCGCAGTCCCCGGGAACCGGGGGCGGCGACCCGGCCTCGGAACAGGGTGGCCCCACTCCTGCGCAGTTCGGCGACGCCCTGGCTGCCGGGCAGGCCACCGTGCAGAAGTACGGGGAGGCGAAGGTCGGCGACAAGACCATGGTCGACGCCCTCGACCCGGCCGTGGCCGCGCTGCGCGAGGCGCTCGAGGCGGGGAAGGATGCAGCCGCCGCGTTCGGTGCCGCCGAGCAGGCCGCCGTCGACGCCGCAAGATCCACCGCCGAGACCACCGCCCGCCGGGGACGGGCCAGCTACGTCGGCGAGGCCTCGGAGGGAGTCATCGATCCCGGTGCCGCCGCGATGGCACTGGTCATCGGCGCTTCCCGGGCCGCGGCAGAGGGGACGGAGACGGTCGAGACCTCCTGGATCGCCTGAGGCGGCGCTCGCCCCGGTCCGGCCTGGCCGCGTCTCGACCTCTCGGCCCCGGCCTGCCCCTCGGCCCCGGCCTGATCTCACGGCTCCGGCCAGCTCCCTCAACCGAGATCGACATGGGGACCACTTTGTGGCCGGGAACGTGGTCCCCATGTCGATCTCGATGTGGGGCCCGCGTCCGGGCCCGCGTCCGGAGCCGAACCCGCCTCCGTTGCCGCGCAGCGGGTGAGCGTGCGAGTGGCGACCTGACGCACGGACCGGGCCGCGGGCCGGTGAGCGGCGCTGGTAGTTTCGTCTGCCGTGCCCGACCTCGCCTCCCAGATCCCCGCCCTCGCCACGGCCACCTGGCTGCTGGTGGCGGTGGGTGCCTTCGTCGTCGGCCTGTCGAAGACGGCGATGCCCGGGGGAGGAACCATCGCCGTCGGACTGTTCGCCCTGGCCCTGCCCGCCAAGGAGTCCACCGCCGCACTGCTGCTCCTGCTCATGGTGGGCGATGCGACCGCGCTGTGGGTCTACCGGCGCGAACCCGACGTGCGCACCCTGGTGCGGCTGATCCCCAGCGTGCTGATCGGCGTCGTGCTCGGCACGATCTTCTTCGCGACCGTCGGCGGCGAGACCGTGCGCACCACCATCGGCGTGATCCTGCTGGCCCTGATCGCCGTGACCGTCTGGCGTCGTCGGGCCGCCCGGATCAAGGCCCTGGCGCCTGAGGCCGCGCAGCCGTCGGCGGGCGAAACGGGCACGGGAGCAGCCGCGACCAGTTCGGCCGAGGACCACCCGGCGAGGACACAACCGCCGCCCTCCCGACTCTCCACCGCGCTCAGCCGTGCTGCGTACGGGGCGCTGGGAGGCTTCACCACGATGGTCGCCAACGCGGGCGGGCCGGTGATGTCGATGTACTTCTACGCGATGCGGATGCCGGTGCTGACGTTCCTGGGGACCTCCGCCTGGTTCTTCGCGATCGTCAACGTGCTCAAACTGCCGTTCTCCGCGGGCCTCGGTCTGATCACGCGGGACACGCTGGTCATGGACGTGATGCTGGTGCCGATCGTCCTGATCGGCGCCTTCTGCGGTGCGAAGATCGCCCGACGGATCCCGCAGCGGGTGTTCGAGACCGCGGTGCTGGTGCTCACCGTCGGCTCCGCCCTCGCCCTGCTGCTGATCTGAGCACTCAGGATCCGGCGAGGGTCGCCCGGGCGGCCTGCTCGCCGATCCGCGCGAAGACGTCCATCAGCTCCGGAGGATCGAGCACCTCGACGGCCGCTCCCAGCGCGAGCAGATGCATCGCGATCCAATCCAGGTCGTCGGCGCCGGCGCTTAGGAGGCAGGTCTCCTCGCTCTCTGGCGTGACGGTCGCCGTCCGTGGCGGGACCCGGTGGGCGATCTCCTCGTAGGGCGCGTGCAGGCGCACCGTCGCCTTCTGCGGGTAGGCGCCGTGGGTGATGGAGGCGCGCACGGTGGCCTCGATGTCCGGGGTCGGGCGCGGGGTGATGCGGAAAGTGCTCGGATGCACCGCGTGCATCCGGTCCAGCCGGAAGGTGCGCCAGTCCTCGCGGTCGAGGTCCCAGGCGAACAGGTACCAGTGCCCGTCGATCGAGACCACCCGGCGGGGTTCGAGACGGCGTTCGAAGCGTTCGCCGTCACCGCGCTCGTAGTCCACCCGCACCCGCAGGGCGTCGCGCACGGCTGTGGCCAGGGCGAGCAGGACCTCCGACCGGGCGGCGGGCACGGGACGGGCGACCACTCCCATCGCGTCGGCCACCGCGGTGACCTCCGAGCGGACCTCCGGCGGCAGGACCCGGTCCAGGGCGGCGAGCGCGCGCAGGGCGTCGGCGTCGAGCCCCTCGAGACCGGAGGTGGCGGTCAGGCGCAGGCCGACGGCGACCGCGACGGCCTCGCGCGCGCCGAGCAGCAGCGGCGGCAGCTCCCTGCCCGCGCCGAGCTGGTAGCCGCCGCCGTGGCCGGCCGACGTCAGCACCGGGTACCCCATCTCGCGCAGCCGGTCGACGTCGCGCCGCACCGTCCGCACCGTCACGGCCAGCTCGGCGGCCAGCTCCGGGCCTGTCCAGACGGTGCGCGACTGCAGCAGCGCGAGCAATCGCAGGGCTCTCGTGGTCACGTCGCTCATGGGTGACAGTCTGTCCCACTTTGAGGACAGAATCTGTCCGCCTGGCTCGGAAGAGTGTGATCCGACAGCACGGACGACGGCCGACCGGCCCGGTCCCTCAGCGGCTGCACGGAGGATGCTCGCCGTGCACGCACCGATCGAAGGAGAGCATGATGCCGTTCCTGACCGCACAGACCACCGATGAGCTCGACAGCCTCGCGACCTTCGCCGGCCAGCAGCTCGACCAGATCGCGACCACCCTCCATGGGCTGAGCCCCGAGCAGATCCGTCAGGTCCCGACCGCCTCGGCGATGAGCCTCGGCGCGCTCGCGCGTCACGCCATCCTCATCACGGAGGGTGCGGTGGCGCATATCGCCGCCGCGCCGGAGGAGGGCAGCGAGCCCGAGCGCACGCCGGCCCAGTACGAGGCCGAGGGCACCATCTCCCCCGAGGCCGTGCGGGAGGAGGACACTGCGGAGTCGCTCATCGCCGAGCTCCACCAGGCCGGGGAGCGACTCGGCGCGGTCCTCCGCGCTGCGGATCCGGAGACGGAGGGGCCGTACCCCGACCAGCCCTGGTTCGAGGGGCGGCAGCTGTGGAGCGTGCGCTGGTACGCCCTCCACCAGATCGAGGAGAACGCCCGACACGCCGGGCATGCCGACATCCTGCGCGAGAGCATCGACGGCAAGGGTGCCTATGAGCTCAACGCCCTGGCCGACGGACAGGAGTGGCCGCCCGCGGGGTGGTGACCCACCGGCGAGACCGGACCCGGCTCGATCCGACTCCATCCTGATCGACCACGAGTGATCCCTGTCGATCCGGTCCGTCTTCCCCGATGACATCCGGGCGCGGAGATCGCGCCACAGGAAGAACCCGCACGCTCACGAGAACCAGGAGTTACGCCATGACCAGCAGCGACACCCCCACCACGCCCGACCTCGCCCCGGGAAAGGATGGTGACCTGCCCACCGTGCTCCTCGACCAGATCGAGTACCACGTCCGTGAGCACCTCCGGCCGCGCCTGGAGGGGCTGAGCGACGAGGAGTACTTCTACGACCCGACCCCGGACGGCTCCGCCTGGACCGTCCACCCGCGCGTGTCCGAGGGGCAGGCCCCGCCCACCGCGATCCAGGGCGGCGCCGGGGACGTGGTCATCGACTTCGAGTTCCCCGAGCCCGACCCGACCCCGCTGACCACCATCGCGTGGCGGCTGGGGCACATCATCGTCGGGGTCCTCGGCGCGAGGAGCCACTCGCATTTCGGTGGCCCGCCCGCGGACTACATGACCTGGAGCTACGCCGCCACCGCGGCGGAGGCCCTGGAGCAGTTCGACGCGGAGTACGAGCGGTGGATCGCCGGGGTGCGCTCCTGGAACGAGGAGGACCTGCAGGTTGCCGTCGGCGAGGCGGAGGGACCGTGGGCCGAGTACTCCCGCGCCACCCTCGTCGCTCACATCCACCGCGAGCTCATCCATCACCTCGCCGAGATCGCACTGCTGCGGGACCTGTGGGCGCATCGGGCGTGAAACGCCCGACGGCATCCCCGCAAGCACCGAGCTCGGACGTGCGGGGATGCCGTCGGTCAGCCAGGTCGCCCCGGAGGTCGTACTCCGTGGGCGCCGGTGAGGCCCCTGAAGGAAACGACCGCCAGGCCCCCGCGGTCACGCCGGGCGCGCCCCCGCTCCCGTCCGCGACCACCGCGCCACCAGCAGATGCAGCGGGAGCGTGAGGGCGAGGACCGCCGCCGTGATCAGCGGGAGGTGGCCCGGGGTGAGGCCTGTCGCCAGGGCGAGCCCGCCGACGCCGCCGCCGAGAGCGCTGCCCAGCGAGATCGCGCTCGCGTTCAGGGCCATGACCACGGCGACCGACGCCGGAGCCATCCCTGCCAGTCGGGCCTGCTGCGGGACCGCGTGGCCGCCGTTGCCGATGCCCGCCAGCAGGAACCAGACCACGCTCAGCACCGCCACCGCCATCGGGGCTGCGAGCGAGAGTGCGAGTGCTCCGAAGAGCGCATCGACCAGCAGGGCCGTGAGGATCACGGTGAGCACGCGCACGGGGGAGTAGCGGTCCACCAGCCGCCCCGTGACGGCGTTGCCGAGCATGCTCGCCAGCCCGTAGCCGCACATGATCACGATCATCATCCAGCCGGCTCGATGCGTGGGCTGCAGGATCAGCACGGCATAGGTGAAGCAGGTGTAGCTCGCGCACAGCACTCCGGTGGAGACCAGCAGACCTGCCACCAGGCGGGGCTGGGCCAGCGGGCGCAGGCGAGCACCGAGGGAGGAGGAGGGATAGCGCAGCGGCGGCAGGCGCAGACCGATCCCCAGCAGGGCGATCGCGCCGACGACGGAGACGAGCACCAGGGGCAGGCGCCAGCTGGACTGGCCCAGGATCAGCCCGACGGGGACCCCGAGCGCGGTGGCGGTCATCCACCCGCCGAGGACGAACGACAGCGCCCGCCCGCGGTGGCGCTCGGGGACCAGGTGGACCACGTACCCCGTCACCGCCGCCCCAAGGAGGCAGGCACCGAGCGCCGCGAGCACTCGCCCGCCCAGGGCCAGTGAGTAGCTCGGGGCGATCGCGGTGAGCAGGTTGCCGAGGACGAAGGTCGTCAGCGCGACCATGATGGTGCGGCGCTGCTCCCACCCGCTGGTGGTCGCCCCGAGCACCGGACCGGCGACGGCCGAGGTGAGGGCGAAGGCCGAGACCAGCTGCCCGGCCAGGGCCGCGGTGACCTCGAGATCCGAGGCGATGTCCGGCAGCAGACCGGCCAGGACGTATCCGTCGATGCCGGTGGTGAAGGTCGCGACCGCGAGCCAGATCAGGGTGCGGTACGGGACCCCGGGCGGCGATGCCGGAACGGGCGCCCCGCGCTGAGCGTCGCCGGGCGCGCCACCGGGTGGGTCAGAGGGGGTCACGAGGCGAGGGCCTCTCTCTCGGTGGGCGCCGAGGAATCGACGTGGGAGCCCCAGAGAAGGGGCCCCAGGACCGATGATGCGCGAAACATCGGTCCTGGGGCCGCATCATCGAGGCGCGCGCCGGAGCCGGGTCAGAGGCTGATGACGTCCGCGACCTGACCGGTCTTCGAGGACTCGTAGGCCGCGAGGATCACTCCGAGCACGCTGACGCCCTCGACCTGGTTGTTCAGCGGACGCCCGCCGGTGGTGAGTACGTCGACGAAGTGCGCGATCTCGGCGGCGAAGGTGTCGACCTGCTCGTGCTCGAAGACCTGCACCTCCTCGCCGCGCAGCTGCACCTTCAGGGTCGAGCCGTCCGAGCTGAGCGAGCCCTTCTCGCCGACGGCGGAGAACCGGTCGGTCCCGGGTGCGGCCGCATAGGCCCACGAGGTGACCATCTGACCCACCGCGCCGTTGTCGAAGCGCACCAGCACCTGCGCCGAGTCCTCGCCCTCCATGAACTTCAGGCGGTGGGTCGAGAGCATCGCGAAGGCGCTGACCGGGGTCGCACCGGCCAGGTGCAGCATCAGGTAGGTGGGGTGGTAGCCGGTGTCGATCAGCTCGCCGCCGCCGGAGGTGGCCGTGACCCCGCGCCAGCCCATCGACTCCGGGTCGAAGTCGTTGAAGAAGGAGTCCGTGGTGCGGACCTCGTAGACCTGACCCAGGGCGCCGGAGTCGATGACCTCCTTGGCCTTGGCCACGGCCGGCATGAACAGCTGGTTGTGGGCGCACATGAGGGTCACGCCGGACTTCTCGATCACCTTGGAGACCGTCGTGGCCTCCTCGGGGGTCAGGCACAGCGGCTTCTCGCACAGGATGTGCTTGCCGGCCTCGGCGGCCGCGACGATGGCGGGGGTGTGCAGGTGGTGGGGCAGGCAGATGTCGACAGCGTCGACGTTCGGATCCTTCACCATCTCGGTGAAGTCGCTGTAGCCCGTCGCCCCGGTCTCCTCGACGCGCGCGGCGAGGGTCTCCTCGCTGGCGTCGGCGATCGCGGCGATCGTGACGCGGTCGGGGATCTGGGCGTAGCCCTTCAGGTGGGCGTTGGCGATGCCGCCGCCGCCGATGATGCCGATGCGGACGGGGGACTGGATGGTGCTGGTCATGGGGGTTCTCCTCGGAAAGGTGGAGCGGGTGAGTTCGGGGTGTTCGCGGGTCGGGGTCAGCGGCACCTGGCACGTGGGAAGCACCGGGTGACGCAGGGTGCGTGGAACGTGCGGCCGTCGCCTCGGGCGCCGTCCGGCCTCAGGCGGCGGCGGTGTTGGCGGCGATGACCAGTGCGGTCAGCGCCCGGGCACGCTCGAGGTTCTCGGTGGTCTCCTCGCCGCTGTGGATCGCCTGGACCCATTGGGCGAAGGGATTCGGGGCGTCGGCCGGGACCTCGACGGGGGCGGGCCCGTCACCGGTGTCCAGGACCATGCCGCCATCGGCGCCGAGCCCGTGGGTCAGGGTGCCTGCGGTGCCCTGGACCTCGATGGAGAAGGGGCTGGAGGGGGTCACGAAGCCGGTCTCGACGACGCCGATCGCCCCGTCGGGGCTGGTCACGGTGACGACCGCATTGTCCTCGACGCCGCGGCCGGTCATGTCGGTGTAGGTGGCCGAGGCGACCGTGACGTCGGTGCCCAGGATCAGCTGGGTGAGATAGGCGGGATGGGCGGCGAGGTCGCTGAACGCCCCGCCGACGGCCTCGGCCGGATCGTAGAAGCGGGCCGGAAGCCAGTCGCCGGTCGAGCCGTTGTGGGCCAGGCGCACCCGCGAGTAGCTCAGCCGGCCCAGGGTGCCGGCCTCGAGCACCTCCCGCAACGCCACGGTGTACCCGTGGGCCAGGCGCGGCAGCGACACGGTGACCTGCACGCCCGCGGCGCGAGCGGCCGCCAGCAGCTCATCGCACTCCGCAAGATCGGGGGCCAGCAGCTTCTCGGTGAACACGTGCTTGCCGGCGGCGATGACCTTGCCGATCACCTCGCGGTGCACGGTGGTCGCGGTGGTGATGGTGACGCCGTCGAGGTCCTCGCGGGCCAGCAGGGCATCGAGGTCGGGCACGAACTCGACGCCGACCTTCTCGGCGAGAGCCTTCCCGCGCTCGCCGTCGTCGTCCCAGACGGCGACCAGCTCGGTGTCGGGGTGGTTCTGGGCTTCTCTCGCATACTCCTCGGCATGGACATGCCAGGCGGACAGGGCAGCGATGCGCAGCGGTGCGGACACGAATCCTCACGATCCAGGGTCGGGGGAGCGGCGTGCCCGCAGGACTTACGGCCGCGAAATTGGTGTGAACCAGCCTACAGAGAATCCGTCGGATCGCATCCCCCTGGCGCGACCTTTTTTGCCAAGGCTTAACCGCTTCTGGCTGGGCGATTGAGCGAGAGCGCTGCTCTTTGTGTGGTGGCGGGGGTGCGGTGCCGCGAGCGGATCAGCAGGTGGCGCCTCGATTCGCCCGGCCACTTCCGTCGCCGTCCAACCCGGGAACCCGGCCGCCGGTGCCGGGATTCAGGATGCTACGTCGGGGAGCGTAGCGGAGGTGTCGTCCGCCGACCGACGCCGCGCGTCGCGGGGACGGGCAGTCTCGGGAGCACGTACCCACCGAGGAGGACACCACCATGAACACACTGACCCACGGACTGACCGAGATCGTCGTCGCCGGCGGCGAGCAGGGGCCCTGGATGGACGGCGGGGGACCACCCTTCCCGTTCTTCCTCATCCCGCTGTTCTGGCTGCTGGTCGTGATCGCCGTGGTCCTGACCGTCGTGCTCGGCCGTCGCCGTCGCGAGATCGCGGCAGGACGACGGGCCGGGGAGAGGCGCCTGGCCGAACGGTACGCCGAGGGGGCGATCGACGAGGACGAGTTCCGCGCCCGTCGCGCGGTGCTGCGCGAGAAGTGAGCCCTGACGCTCGGGAGGGGGTCGGCGGCTCTGCCCGAGGACCCTCTCTCGAGCGTGTCCGCCTCGCCCTGCTCAGGCCACCCCGGACTGGTAGGCGAACACCACGAGCTGGGCGCGATCGCGGGCCCCCAGCTTGATCATCGCCCGGCTGACGTGCGTGCGGGCGGTCGCGGGGGAGACCACCAGACGCTCGGCGATCTCCTGGTTGTTGAGGCCTTCCGCCGCGAGCGCCACGACCTCCCGCTCCCGCTCGGTGAGCTCGCCGAGCCGTGGGTGCGGGTTCGCCCGCCGCGGCGCCCGGCGCGTGAACTCCCGGATCAGGGTCCGCGTGACCGTCGGCGCGAGCAGGGCCCCGCCCTCGGCGACGATGGCGATCGCCTCGACCAGATCCGCCGGTGGTGCGGTCTTGAGCAGGAATCCGCTCGCCCCGTCACGCAGCGCCTCGAACACGTACTCGTCGAGCTCGAAGGTGGTCAGGACGATCACCCGCGTGTGCTCGAGATCCGGATGCGCGAGGATCCGCCGCGTCGCCTCGAGCCCGTCGATCCCGGGCATCCGGATGTCCATGAGGACGACGTCCGGGCGCGTCCGCGCGGCCTCCTCCACGG from Brachybacterium sacelli includes the following:
- a CDS encoding sulfite exporter TauE/SafE family protein; the protein is MPDLASQIPALATATWLLVAVGAFVVGLSKTAMPGGGTIAVGLFALALPAKESTAALLLLLMVGDATALWVYRREPDVRTLVRLIPSVLIGVVLGTIFFATVGGETVRTTIGVILLALIAVTVWRRRAARIKALAPEAAQPSAGETGTGAAATSSAEDHPARTQPPPSRLSTALSRAAYGALGGFTTMVANAGGPVMSMYFYAMRMPVLTFLGTSAWFFAIVNVLKLPFSAGLGLITRDTLVMDVMLVPIVLIGAFCGAKIARRIPQRVFETAVLVLTVGSALALLLI
- a CDS encoding helix-turn-helix transcriptional regulator, which encodes MSDVTTRALRLLALLQSRTVWTGPELAAELAVTVRTVRRDVDRLREMGYPVLTSAGHGGGYQLGAGRELPPLLLGAREAVAVAVGLRLTATSGLEGLDADALRALAALDRVLPPEVRSEVTAVADAMGVVARPVPAARSEVLLALATAVRDALRVRVDYERGDGERFERRLEPRRVVSIDGHWYLFAWDLDREDWRTFRLDRMHAVHPSTFRITPRPTPDIEATVRASITHGAYPQKATVRLHAPYEEIAHRVPPRTATVTPESEETCLLSAGADDLDWIAMHLLALGAAVEVLDPPELMDVFARIGEQAARATLAGS
- a CDS encoding DUF664 domain-containing protein; translated protein: MMPFLTAQTTDELDSLATFAGQQLDQIATTLHGLSPEQIRQVPTASAMSLGALARHAILITEGAVAHIAAAPEEGSEPERTPAQYEAEGTISPEAVREEDTAESLIAELHQAGERLGAVLRAADPETEGPYPDQPWFEGRQLWSVRWYALHQIEENARHAGHADILRESIDGKGAYELNALADGQEWPPAGW
- a CDS encoding DinB family protein, whose product is MTSSDTPTTPDLAPGKDGDLPTVLLDQIEYHVREHLRPRLEGLSDEEYFYDPTPDGSAWTVHPRVSEGQAPPTAIQGGAGDVVIDFEFPEPDPTPLTTIAWRLGHIIVGVLGARSHSHFGGPPADYMTWSYAATAAEALEQFDAEYERWIAGVRSWNEEDLQVAVGEAEGPWAEYSRATLVAHIHRELIHHLAEIALLRDLWAHRA
- a CDS encoding MFS transporter translates to MTPSDPPGGAPGDAQRGAPVPASPPGVPYRTLIWLAVATFTTGIDGYVLAGLLPDIASDLEVTAALAGQLVSAFALTSAVAGPVLGATTSGWEQRRTIMVALTTFVLGNLLTAIAPSYSLALGGRVLAALGACLLGAAVTGYVVHLVPERHRGRALSFVLGGWMTATALGVPVGLILGQSSWRLPLVLVSVVGAIALLGIGLRLPPLRYPSSSLGARLRPLAQPRLVAGLLVSTGVLCASYTCFTYAVLILQPTHRAGWMMIVIMCGYGLASMLGNAVTGRLVDRYSPVRVLTVILTALLVDALFGALALSLAAPMAVAVLSVVWFLLAGIGNGGHAVPQQARLAGMAPASVAVVMALNASAISLGSALGGGVGGLALATGLTPGHLPLITAAVLALTLPLHLLVARWSRTGAGARPA
- a CDS encoding Gfo/Idh/MocA family protein; amino-acid sequence: MTSTIQSPVRIGIIGGGGIANAHLKGYAQIPDRVTIAAIADASEETLAARVEETGATGYSDFTEMVKDPNVDAVDICLPHHLHTPAIVAAAEAGKHILCEKPLCLTPEEATTVSKVIEKSGVTLMCAHNQLFMPAVAKAKEVIDSGALGQVYEVRTTDSFFNDFDPESMGWRGVTATSGGGELIDTGYHPTYLMLHLAGATPVSAFAMLSTHRLKFMEGEDSAQVLVRFDNGAVGQMVTSWAYAAAPGTDRFSAVGEKGSLSSDGSTLKVQLRGEEVQVFEHEQVDTFAAEIAHFVDVLTTGGRPLNNQVEGVSVLGVILAAYESSKTGQVADVISL